The genomic stretch TTCACGACTTACCTTGTGTTCATGGATTACCTTGTCAACACGTCCAAGGATGTGGCGCTGCTCCATCGGAATGGGATCATAGATCATTTTCTGGGAAGCGATGATAATGTGGCCCTTCTATTCAACCGGATCTGCAttgggatattccataatttCAATGCAAGCTATCTTTCAGATGTAAAAGACAATGTCCAAAAACATTGCGAGAACAAATGGAACATGTGGCGGGCGAGCTTGAAGCGCGATTATTTCACCAATCCATGGTCTTTCATTTCCTTGATGGCGGCTTCCATCCTCCTCCTGCTCACCATCACCCAAACGTTCTTCAACGTCTTTCGTTATTTCCGACCGCGGTCCTAGTTCTTGATCATCATGTTTTAatggtttagattattttgatttttctcatttgTGTTTCTCTACTTGTGTGTGAAAAACAGTACTGCATAATATAAatctctcttcattttcttctaattATGGTAACTCATCCCCAGTCGTTCAGGTTCATTTAACTGTACTGATCCCTATCAGTTTCAAATTGACTCAGATCAGTTGCATATGACTCAGACGAGTCGCCTATCATGACCACCAATTGTTAAAGTCCCTTCATATACATTGATAGGCCTTCTCCTGAAGCCTTAAGCTTCTAGAGAGAGTGGTGATTTGACATGGTTACCAGCTTTTACATTAAGTGGTTGTTTGATTTAGTATTAGCGGCAAAGGTCTTAGTTCAAGATTCAGGAGCAGCAAATATACCTTGATGTTATATTCTCCCATTAAAGGCTTGGAAAATAAAGTCCTCCAAAGGATTAAGAAATCAATGTTAGGATGTTGGGAAGCAAATATAAATTCAATCAAATAATGAGAAATCAAACACAAATAAATCATATAGAGAACacagaaattttacataaaaaaatcatcacggaaaaaaaccacgacacaaagcgttAAACAATTTACTATGAAAATGATATTATAAGAGATGGGAATGACTCACTGGTCTAAATATATAACTCCAAAATTATTTTCCAAAACCTTAATTAGCTTTGTTCTAGAACACCTTAGAAACGTATTAACATTCACTTACAATACCTTAATCCTGATTATAGccaatatatatactatcacaaactgaattgaaaacaAATCACGCACTTATGCAATTCTGTGCGCGTCATCAATGGAACCTTCGATGGTGTCGATAGCCATCGAATACCAGCCAATGACATTGAAGACACCTTTGATTGCATCGAGTAGCAACTCCAAAACTATACAACAAACAAGTcagattttcttgaattttctcgATAGAATTAAACGTCTGTCAATGAGATCAACAGTCCCTTTATCTCAGTCAGATTGAAGACATATGACAACAAACCCAAAATTAAACAGACTAAAAACCACACGCGGGGCCACTATAGAGTACCACTGGAGTGCACTATGATTGGTAAGTGTTATTTTGGTGAGGGTCGGAAGTGAGCCAGATGGCTGGATGTCACCTCTGATTAGCTCGCTTTAGGATGAATTGGGCATGTGTCCGGAGCTTAGGAACAAATTGGGCTAGCCTTTGGGTGATCAAAGCCGTTGAtccggtggcccaccagatgcacaCATGATGAAAAACCAAGCACTGCTACTTTATCTATGCATACCGCAACACCATGTGTCCCAAGTTAGCTCCATTAGATTGCTAGGCCCAGGATGTAAGTGGGGCAGGCTCGGACATCAACTGGTGGCTTGGCTTGACCCGTTTAAAATTAGGTCCAGTGCAAAGGCCTGGCCCATTAATAGTCCTGTCACCATGGTACAGTAGTTCCTGCATCTCCACCACACACGTgacaaatgggccatgtatctagAACTATCCCCAGGGAAATCAGAACTatttatgtggtgggccccacttgaacagACCATAAGCTTGAAAAGACTAATTTGAAAATCATAACCCATTGGTTGGCGCAATTTTAAACATGGGTTTCATTCTCCTGATGGCCCACTGGGTCAATGAATATCAGTGCCGATGCCATCAAAGCATGCCACATGTGTGGTGACGATGAAGGACACGAACGTATTAAATGTACCTTTGGCCCCCCATGCATGGCTCCCCTACCTT from Magnolia sinica isolate HGM2019 chromosome 17, MsV1, whole genome shotgun sequence encodes the following:
- the LOC131231020 gene encoding UPF0481 protein At3g47200-like, which codes for MIPCATDLQLAGVKFKMNEKSDNILNVKFSHGVLEIPPFLIHYHTDILFRNLVAFEQCCLEAKFHVFTTYLVFMDYLVNTSKDVALLHRNGIIDHFLGSDDNVALLFNRICIGIFHNFNASYLSDVKDNVQKHCENKWNMWRASLKRDYFTNPWSFISLMAASILLLLTITQTFFNVFRYFRPRS